In a genomic window of Sulfurimonas denitrificans DSM 1251:
- a CDS encoding transaldolase: protein MYLKDLKFSLWADFIERDYLDNEFKELIDKKIINGATSNPAIFKNAILSSSAYKEQLLSLKALSPKEKYEAVAVYDIQKAADILKPLYDAGDDGYVSIEVDPFLCDDADATIKEGKRLYKSIGRANVMIKIPATEAGYIAMRSLTSKGIPVNATLIFKKEQALSCAKAFSEGVKEFGSSVDTVISVFVSRIDRALDEILAKAKIKRALSGIYNSAEIYEAVQRLDVEGCRVLFASTGVKDDSLPPHYYIEGLLAYNSINTAPVDTIKAFHANGSKIASLPISSEKIREHFEAIKFLGIDFDAILDKQIEDGLQSFKDAFEDILKSL, encoded by the coding sequence ATGTATTTAAAAGATTTAAAGTTCTCCCTGTGGGCGGATTTTATAGAAAGAGACTATTTGGATAATGAGTTTAAAGAGTTAATAGATAAAAAAATAATTAATGGAGCTACTTCAAACCCTGCCATATTTAAAAATGCGATACTTAGTTCAAGCGCTTATAAAGAGCAACTCCTTAGCCTCAAAGCACTTAGTCCAAAAGAGAAATATGAGGCAGTAGCTGTCTATGATATACAAAAAGCAGCAGATATACTAAAACCTCTTTATGATGCAGGCGATGATGGTTATGTTAGCATAGAGGTAGATCCGTTTCTTTGTGATGACGCTGATGCAACGATAAAAGAGGGAAAGAGACTCTACAAAAGCATAGGCAGAGCAAACGTGATGATAAAAATTCCAGCAACTGAAGCTGGTTACATTGCAATGCGCTCTCTTACATCAAAAGGAATACCAGTAAATGCAACGCTTATTTTTAAAAAAGAGCAAGCACTCTCATGTGCAAAAGCTTTTAGCGAGGGAGTTAAAGAGTTTGGGTCTTCAGTTGATACAGTTATAAGTGTTTTTGTAAGCCGAATCGATAGAGCCTTAGATGAGATACTTGCAAAAGCTAAGATAAAAAGAGCGCTTAGCGGAATATATAACAGTGCAGAGATATATGAGGCAGTCCAGAGACTCGATGTTGAGGGGTGCAGAGTACTTTTTGCAAGCACTGGCGTAAAGGATGATTCACTCCCGCCTCACTACTACATTGAGGGACTTTTAGCATATAACAGCATAAATACAGCTCCAGTAGATACTATAAAAGCATTTCATGCAAATGGGTCTAAAATTGCTTCGCTTCCAATATCTAGCGAGAAGATAAGAGAGCATTTTGAGGCTATAAAATTTTTAGGTATAGATTTTGATGCTATTTTGGATAAACAGATAGAGGATGGATTACAATCTTTCAAAGATGCCTTTGAAGATATATTAAAATCGTTATGA
- the pth gene encoding aminoacyl-tRNA hydrolase, which produces MLIVGLGNPGANYERTRHNIGFMVIDELVKKQNAQKISSSFDGTLFKFSNHFLLKPLTFMNLSGSAIRDVKQFYKIDEVVVIHDDLDLPFGTLRFKKGGGHGGHNGLRSTDEHISKEYIRVRMGIGKPEHKGEVASYVLSNFTKDEQAHLDEFITFTCKAIEALLTNTLEDVSSKYTIKNFPLK; this is translated from the coding sequence ATGCTAATAGTCGGTCTGGGTAATCCTGGAGCGAACTATGAGCGCACTCGACATAACATAGGCTTTATGGTTATAGATGAGTTAGTAAAAAAACAAAACGCTCAAAAAATCTCCTCATCATTTGATGGAACACTTTTTAAATTTTCAAATCATTTTTTATTAAAACCACTTACTTTTATGAATCTATCAGGCTCTGCAATTAGAGATGTTAAACAATTCTATAAAATTGATGAAGTCGTTGTAATACATGATGATTTAGATCTTCCATTTGGCACTCTGCGTTTTAAAAAAGGTGGCGGACACGGCGGACATAACGGTCTTAGATCAACTGATGAGCACATCTCCAAAGAGTATATAAGAGTGCGAATGGGCATAGGCAAACCTGAGCATAAAGGTGAAGTTGCCTCTTATGTTTTGAGTAATTTTACAAAAGATGAACAAGCGCATTTAGATGAGTTTATTACCTTTACATGTAAGGCAATTGAGGCTCTTTTGACAAATACCCTAGAAGACGTTAGTTCTAAATATACAATTAAAAATTTTCCGCTAAAATAG
- a CDS encoding 50S ribosomal protein L25/general stress protein Ctc — MLEGIIRESIGKKGTKALRRDGYLIANIYGKGLQNLHAAFKENEYIRTVRNKETLSFPIKVDSKEMNVVVQAYEAHPVTGKLLHVDLMVAQPNVVTHYHVPVVTEGDAIGLKNKGLIHISKPRLRVKATIENTPNSIVVDVTKMDVGDAKMVRDIAKIANVTFTDADRVSVLSVIKAK, encoded by the coding sequence ATGTTAGAAGGCATCATTAGAGAGAGTATTGGCAAAAAAGGCACGAAAGCACTTCGCCGCGATGGATATCTAATTGCAAACATTTACGGAAAAGGGTTACAAAACCTACATGCTGCATTCAAAGAGAATGAGTATATCCGTACTGTTCGTAATAAAGAGACTCTGTCTTTTCCTATCAAAGTAGATTCAAAAGAGATGAATGTTGTTGTTCAAGCTTATGAAGCACACCCAGTTACAGGTAAACTTTTACATGTAGATTTAATGGTAGCACAACCAAATGTAGTAACACACTATCATGTGCCTGTTGTTACAGAAGGTGATGCAATTGGTCTTAAAAACAAAGGTCTTATTCATATTTCAAAGCCTCGTTTAAGAGTAAAAGCTACTATTGAAAATACTCCAAACAGCATAGTTGTTGATGTTACTAAAATGGATGTTGGTGACGCTAAAATGGTACGTGATATAGCGAAAATAGCTAATGTAACGTTCACAGATGCTGATCGTGTATCTGTACTAAGCGTAATCAAAGCTAAGTAA